From the genome of Plectropomus leopardus isolate mb chromosome 4, YSFRI_Pleo_2.0, whole genome shotgun sequence:
TGAATGGAAGTGTATTTCTGAtgatatatccccctaaatcctccaTACTGGAGCGTTTAGGTAAGTTTGTGTCCCTGACGTGTATTCAGACTTTCTCGCCGTCGTCACAGTAAACTGACGGTTTTGTTTTGCCGCAGGCCGAACGGCGTGGACGACCTGCTGAAGCTGGCCAAACAGTTTGACTTCAACATGTTTCGTCAGGATGAagaagaggtggaggagctgCACCAGCAGAGTCTCGAGCTCCTGTCGGAGGACATATTGGACATCTCGTCTTGTGGAGACAGTCACCCAGCTCTGAAGGCgacggcggcggcggcggggCTGCTGGGAGCGACGTGAAGCTCCACCAGGATCAATATTTGGAGGACGATTTGGATTTCCTGTTTGACGGACCGACGCAGCATGTGAGCGGGAGTCTCAGTCAGGTGTCCACAGCTCAGCCGTCACGAGTGAAACCTGCTTCCAAAGACGCTCCTGGGAAACCGTGTGCTCCCTCGCACGGTTGCACGTCTGGTGTCTCCACGCCAAAAGACGAGTTTGAGGACGACTGGGAAAACGATGACTTGTTGAACGACTCTTTAGTGTTGGAGATGACACAAAATCCGCAGAACTTTATCGCTCCAAAGCACTGCTCAACCCAGAAACCACCCAGCCAAGTCAAATACCAACATCCTGCAAATGTCCGATCCGGTGTTTCGAAAGTGGAAAAGGACAACGTGAGGCGAACTTTCAAACTGGAGTCTAATCCTAATTTGTCTGTCAAAGGGATCCAGACGGACACATGGACTAAACCGAAGGATTACGGCtcaaaatctgcagaaaaagaCACTCAGCAGATCAAGTTCTCGTCCCGTACTGGTGTTTTAGTCCAGGTGGGacatcagcaaaataaaactgtgacGTCGGAGccacaaaaacatcagtttcatCAAAACAATTCTGTCGCCAAACACAACACGACCACTTCGAACTCTTCTGCTCAAAGCTTTCCGACGGTGGTTTCTTCCCACAGAGAGACGCCTGCTGTCTCCGACCTCCTGGACGAAGACCTGTCCTCGTTCTTCTTGTCCGACCCGGTTTGGGACGACCCCGCTGACGACGACCTTCTGTGTGAAATGTGCGACGACCTGGAAAACCAGATCCAGAGCGCCGTGAACGTTCCCGCCAAACAGACAAACCAGAGAGCGGCTCTGCAGCCGTCCAACGGACACCAACAACAGACGGCCAATCAGGAAGCTTTCCTCCcgaaaaaacacactcaaacgcCCTGCGCTCCAGGTAGACCAGCTGGCGGTTTAATCTCGAGCGTCCCCGCAGGTGTACGGGGGACGGATTCTTTCACATACGCACAAGTGAAAAACACTTCAGGATCCACGAACAGTTGGACGTGTGCACAGGGGAGCAGCCGGGTCCAGACGTCTCCGCAGACTAAACCCCACAAAGGCCAGTTCACCTTCAAGAAGCCAAACAACCAGTTTCTACGGCGACCGCCAAAGGTAAGAGCACGTCCACACTGGCACCGGTTCCTAAACGACCGGCAAGCACTGAGAGcgtaaatcactggtttcaccGTGAAACGACTTTAAACGTGCATCTCAGAGAGTTCTAAGGGCCGGCTCTTGGCATAGGCGATATAGGCGGTCGCCCTagggcgccatctgctggaggggcgcTGCCACGCCGCCAGTCCCCCTTGGCctcgagggaaaataataataaataataataattttctatgcccactggcgccctcacttagtgttttctgtctagaaaaaaaaaatatattaacattacaaataaataaacagtgacatgttcctaaattatgtgtgagcacgtGATGTGTCGTTATTGGGTGCGGAGGtgcgggttagggttagggcgcctagggcaccaaattgggTAGAGCCGGGTTTGAGGTGGTTTATTATTTGTCAGTTACTTCTTTAAACAGTCGTAATATTTACCAGCTGACTTGTtattgagaagaaaaaaaacccaaatggtCGCCATTGTTCTGGTGTCTGAACGGTGTTGTTTGCCACTGAGATTAGCGCTAACTGTTAACTTTTCTTTGATAAAACTTTGCTCCAAGATAttctttgcaactttttttgggGGCGTATCGATTTAAAATGACACGATGAATGATAAACGaagaaaaagcagctgttttagATGCAGAGCTGCAGGTTCTTACTGCATTTTGAGCCATttacaaacttatttttttagatattgttGAATAATCCTTGTGGAATAACAGTGCGTAAATGTTTGAATTCCTCTTTTTTGTCGATGAAGTTGACTGTGTTTcgtgtgtttttctctgcagttgTGGGTAAATGTTCGGCAGCAGAGATCGAGCTGAAGAAGCAGCAGGCGATGGAGAGAAGACGACAGCGACTGCAGGCCGCACAAAACCTCCGAGCTCCGACCTGACGGAGACAAAAACCGTCAAACCTGTCTCGCCTCACCTGCACGAGGAGGAAACCTGCCGTTCAGCTCTGCTGTCTGTGAGCACATTTCTGATTCCTCTCTCAGATGTGACACTTTGTGGCATAAAAACACACTCGTCTGCAGCACCGGGTAAACGACAACCGTGACATAACACGTCATAACCTGTCATAACACGTCATAACACGTCATCATAACACGTCATAACCTGACATAACCTGACATAACCGTGACATAACACGTCATAACCTGTCATAACACGTCATAACACGTCATAACCTGACATAACCTGACATAACCGTGACATAACACGTCATAACCTGACATAACCTGTCATAACCTGTCATAACTATAACTGACCTCTGTTgtggcagctgatctcgtcctctgctcggaggttCGGAAAGCTTGTGTGCGGGTCaatgttttcacactttgtggacattttaaaatgaaattctaATCAAATGAAGTCGTATCCTGCGTCTTCTAAATCCCTTaatctgctgtgattggccaattccaaccacacacacattttaacttgttttagctgctttgtgatctcttttctttatttgtagATTAACACtaacgtttttttaaaaaaacttcagtGATGTAAAAACAGTGAATTATATTAAACAAGAACCATAAAAAGAGAGATCAAAAcctcaaaacattttaagccGTGTGgctttttatgacataaaaaatattcttttatgAGTATAGAGAGTATAAACCACTGATATTCAGTTTTTAGCTCGtatgtccttaaaaaaaacttgaaatatcccaaaatccttgaaatgttctaaaagcaatgtcattaaatcctagaaatgtcctcaaatcctaaaatgtcagtgtatccaagaaatgtcctaaaatcttagaaacgtacGAAAAacctagtaatgtcctaaaatttcagACTGGTCaggaaatccaagaaatgtcttaaaatgctagaaacGGTAGATAGATCCTCCCATCAGTCTAACAGCTTTAATGATGATTAACGATGATTTGCTTTCTGCTGATTTCGGCTGCAGTTGTTCTTCTGAGTTTGCTGCTGACAAAAAATCGTCTTAGCTTTCTCAGGAAAAAggtgaatatatttatttatcagaacGTTGAATTATTCCTCCTAATGTTGAACTAAACTACAACagttatgaaatatttttttgttaaaggcGTCAAAGTTGAGGACtcttgaaatatttctttttttaatcaactacAAACTGAAGTCTCTTGACGTTAAAATTTGCCAGCTTTGGCTCATAATTTTATGCTCAAACGTGTCAGTTTTTCCCCCAAAAGTTTGAATCAAACTCCTTATTTGCACATTAATGAATCTGCCGTTAACAAAATAactttgattgattttttttaaaaatttcttttcagttttgctgttttttcactcgattttctgtaaagcactttaactTATTGAAGGTGTTTTATCAATAAATCTTTTCTTGTTAATGTCATCACTggtttgggtattttttttattgtgtgattGGATGTGTAAAGAGCCTGAGATCAGATTTGATCTGAGATCACGTCAGACCTGccgtctttttgttttaaatgatcaAACAGACGCAATGTGCTGATGCGACGGCATTTAAAAACCTGagaataattttaataatccaaaaagtgccagtggaggatccccccgaaatgtcctaaaatcttagaaacatcccaaatttgtcaaaaacattctaaaatttgagaaacatcctgaaatcctggaaacattttaaaaccttcAAAATGTGTTATAAAGTaacacatttactcaaatacttagacctaaataaattaaataaaattgctGTCGACAAAATAAAGGGAATCTATAAGCATAGGATCATTTTCCCTCTTGATATCAGGACTAAAATCACAGTTTATGGATGAAACTGTCAGTTTATTGATTAtgaggcagcagcagcgtcACCTGGAGATCAGCTGGGGGCGGGGTCAGGGCCGGGGGCGGGGCCGGGGCGGGGGCGGGGCCCGGGGGGTCACCTGTCCCTGTGCGGTCAGGTGGGCCGCCCGGCTCGTCAGCTCTCTTCATTAACAGTCTGGCAGCTGTCTGATGGAGCAGATATTTGGTCCCGGCAGGTAAACCGAGCCTCGTTATCAGCAGACAGGTGTGTAACTGTAGTCCAGCACGCTGCAGCAAATCACAGGCGCACAGATGTAATCTGCCTCGGTTTAATCACGCTGCCTTTGTCCCAAACGGACCCCCGGATTCACTTTACTCCGCCTGTAAAGGAAAGTCCTCTGAAGTCTCTCTTTGCCAAAAACGAGCTTTTTGATTATAAAGTCGCTCATTTTGGCATTAAAAGTCCCGCCAGAGCAAAGTGTGACACATCAGAGGTTACGTTCAGATTTACTATAATTACAGCTGTACTTTAACTGTGTAAACACGTGATAACCAACTCACGGCCCTCTATCaggggccacatttggcccccagaccattttctaattcactataaaaatgaagtgtccttttagtgtccataaggtgtcagagacataaaacagcatcaacatagagcttgttgatcaaaaaaagagccagaggaggatcccccacacccccgacagaggacacagctgagaccctgatgtcctaaaatcatgcaaaaacatcctaaaattatagcaaagtcctgaaatccgagaagcatcctaaaatccaagatatgccttaaaatccttgaaatgtcctaaagtctaaGAAAGcatgaaatcctggaaatgttctgaaatgtCAGAAACTTTCAGTCCTGAAATACTCCAGAGACGTCCGAAAATCTCAGAAGcatgtgtggggctgctgcTGAAGTGGCCCCCAAGAGAAGCATTTGTCCCTGTATTATGAgcaaaaaatccctaaaataaatcaataaataacgTGTGAGTGCAGGTTTACAAAGAAAGTGCGGACTAATATGAAATCcgaaaaatgtccttaaatcctagaaatgtcctaaaaatcctctGTGTGACATCATCTCGTCTTTCAGCAACAGTCAGTGAGATTTTGGGAATTTCACAATGTCAGCAGTCTGGGGTCGCTGTTGGTCTCTGTTGGTCTCTGTTGGTCTCTGTTGGTCGCTGTTGGTCTCTGTTGGACTCTGTTGGTCGCTGTTGGATTCTGTTGGACTCTGTTGGACTCTGTTGGTCTCTTTTGGTTGCTGTTGGTCTCTGTTGGACTCTGTTGAACTCTGTTGGACTCTGTTGGACTCTTTTGGTCGCTGTTGGACTCTGTTGGTCTCTGTTGGTCGCTGTTGAACTCTGTTGAACTCTGTTGGACTCTGTTGAACTCTGTTGGACTCTGTTGGTCTCTGTTGGTCGCTGTTAGACTCTGTTGGTCTCTGTTGGACTCTGTTGGTCTCTGTTGGTCTCTGTTGGACTCTGTTGGTCTCTGTTGGTCGCTGTTGGACTCTGTTGGTCTCTGTTGGTCTCTGTTGGACTCTGTTGGTCTCTGTTGGTCTCTGTTGGTCTCTGTTGGACTCTGTTGGTCTCTGTTGGACTCTGTTGGTCTCTGTTGGTCGCTGTTGGACTCTGTTGGTCTCTTTTGGTCTCCGTTGGACTCTGTTGGTCTCTGTTGGTCTCTGAGCTCGGGTCCAGACAggtttctggatgttgttgatTTGCAGATGACGCGTTTCCTACGATAGTTTTCCGAAGTTCTTGAGTTCGGCAGTTTTATTCTTTATACACTCGTTTTTGGTTTTTCGTGCAGTGCAGcctgaggggtcaaaggtcacgggcGTTCAGTGTCGGTCTTCAGCGCAGATTCTTACGTGCAGATTTCTGCCGcttctctgaatcttttgatgatattatgaCTGTagttcataataataatgataataataataataataataataatatcaacaatgata
Proteins encoded in this window:
- the LOC121942326 gene encoding LOW QUALITY PROTEIN: ewing's tumor-associated antigen 1-like (The sequence of the model RefSeq protein was modified relative to this genomic sequence to represent the inferred CDS: deleted 2 bases in 1 codon) gives rise to the protein MNVCWGKADPPRGLSGSALQQAAPSKPNRLRRSFRPTQQTQTAAEVEPPESQQPDFKTPTRIPRPRSGGGFSGESPHNDSDLQQDIIWDATSPSPRRLGKRGKKQPAGVVNISEIVSRIAPKHGRPKAAEPTLQQWIGDSATIPCTPDVQVPKPKKKSPRPNGVDDLLKLAKQFDFNMFRQDEEEVEELHQQSLELLSEDILDISSCGDSHPALKATADQYLEDDLDFLFDGPTQHVSGSLSQVSTAQPSRVKPASKDAPGKPCAPSHGCTSGVSTPKDEFEDDWENDDLLNDSLVLEMTQNPQNFIAPKHCSTQKPPSQVKYQHPANVRSGVSKVEKDNVRRTFKLESNPNLSVKGIQTDTWTKPKDYGSKSAEKDTQQIKFSSRTGVLVQVGHQQNKTVTSEPQKHQFHQNNSVAKHNTTTSNSSAQSFPTVVSSHRETPAVSDLLDEDLSSFFLSDPVWDDPADDDLLCEMCDDLENQIQSAVNVPAKQTNQRAALQPSNGHQQQTANQEAFLPKKHTQTPCAPGRPAGGLISSVPAGVRGTDSFTYAQVKNTSGSTNSWTCAQGSSRVQTSPQTKPHKGQFTFKKPNPVSTATAKVVGKCSAAEIELKKQQAMERRRQRLQAAQNLRAPT